One Pelodiscus sinensis isolate JC-2024 unplaced genomic scaffold, ASM4963464v1 ctg34, whole genome shotgun sequence DNA segment encodes these proteins:
- the LOC102460767 gene encoding mRNA decay activator protein ZFP36L2-B translates to MARRSPAETRQSGPAEETMPLALLTPFGELDEPLCQAFLKLSLGQEPGTMARSRGGYQRAFSACPVVLSDGAEPLEEDAGGTEVLWSLHSQWGWAPALPRTSLQRIPFQAERSASMIESCWEGAHTSSRYKTELCRTYEESGACKYGAKCQFAHGVRELRGLSRHPKYKTELCRTFHSAGFCPYGSRCHFIHNAEEQRQPLRLGGGSPAHCGFSLSPPPSASHSPLLPVPVGLAGPCCCHHPAGDSPCLAFQASAATTTVSQDGAGGTLAAPSAFAFPGQLLQRSLSCDSLSDQEDSGGSSGSESPGLRPGGHRLPIFSRLSVSD, encoded by the exons ATGGCCCGGCGCAGCCCCGCCGAGACGCGGCAGTCGGGGCCGGCGGAGGAGACGATGCCCTTGGCGCTGCTGACCCCCTTTGGGGAGCTGGACGAGCCCCTGTGCCAG GCCTTCCTGAAGTTAAgtttggggcaggagcctggcacCATGGCGAGGAGCCGGGGGGGTTACCAGCGTGCCTTCTCCGCCTGCCCGGTGGTGCTGTCTGATGGTGCCGAGCCCCTGGAGGAGGATGCTGGTGGCACAGAGGTCCTGTGGTCCCTCcacagccagtggggctgggcacCAGCGCTGCCCCGCACCAGCCTGCAGCGCATCCCATTCCAGGCAGAGCGCTCGGCCAGCATGATTGAGAGCTGCTGGGAGGGTGCGCACACCTCGTCCCGCTACAAGACCGAGCTGTGCCGTACTTACGAGGAGAGCGGGGCCTGCAAGTACGGGGCCAAGTGCCAGTTTGCCCACGGGGTCAGGGAGCTGCGAGGCCTGAGCCGCCACCCCAAGTACAAGACGGAGCTGTGCCGGACCTTCCACTCGGCCGGCTTCTGCCCCTACGGCTCCCGCTGCCACTTCATCCACAACGCGGAGGAACAGCGCCAGCCCCTGCGCCTGGGGGGTGGCTCCCCCGCCCACTGCGGCTTCTCCCTGTCGCCCCCACCCTCCGCCTCCCATAGCCCCTTGCTGCCCGTCCCAGTagggctggctgggccctgctgctgccaccacccagctggggattccccctgTCTGGCCTTTCAAGCTAGTGCTGCCACCACCACCGTGAGCCAagatggagcaggagggaccctggctgcccccagtgccttTGCCTTTCCTGGGCAGCTGTTACAAAGAAGCTTGTCGTGTGACTCCCTCTCCGATCAGGAGGACTCGGGAGGCAGCAGCGGGTCTGAGTCGCCGGGTCTGAGGCCCGGCGGGCACCGGCTCCCCATCTTCAGTCGCCTGTCTGTCTCTGACTAG